The following proteins are co-located in the Silene latifolia isolate original U9 population chromosome 1, ASM4854445v1, whole genome shotgun sequence genome:
- the LOC141587303 gene encoding uncharacterized protein LOC141587303 produces the protein MESSKNHTASSNLWNISEFNYLPPEVWTQILLSLPAKTLLKFRCVCKSWCSIIDDPDFIHMHFQLCKFNSGNNQLLVALERLWGLRDKGWLLTVREAETLENTGLILRKSDSYSFHIAIEVQHTGLQIMITLDETIDRHEPSHLGSFDFDKENIDFLELPFTLDETRFDRFLYLLGGSLAVFSISKVTSNIWVLEQETEKGPWTLWFSGKSTPDAYQLFLSLSKGVLL, from the exons ATGGAGAGCAGTAAGAATCACACGGCTTCATCAAATCTGTGGAATATTTCAGAATTCAACTACTTGCCACCTGAAGTTTGGACCCAGATTTTATTATCATTGCCGGCCAAAACTCTATTAAAATTTAGGTGCGTATGTAAATCTTGGTGTTCTATTATTGATGACCCTGatttcattcacatgcattttcaACTTTGTAAATTCAATTCTGGGAATAATCAGTTATTGGTAGCCCTCGAGAGATTGTGGGGCCTTCGAGATAAAGGGTGGTTGTTGACCGTTCGTGAGGCTGAAACTCTCGAAAATACCGGTCTTATTTTAAGGAAATCCGATTCGTACTCGTTCCATATTGCAA TTGAAGTGCAACATACTGGCTTGCAGATAATGATTACTTTGGACGAAACAATTGATAGGCATGAACCAAGTCATCTTGGTTCCTTTGATTTTGATAAGGAAAATATTGACTTTTTGGAACTGCCATTTACTTTGGACGAAACACGCTTCGACAGGTTTCTGTATCTTCTTGGGGGGTCATTAGCCGTTTTTAGTATTTCCAAGGTAACGTCCAACATATGGGTGTTAGAACAAGAAACCGAAAAGGGGCCGTGGACTCTATGGTTTTCAGGGAAATCAACTCCGGATGCTTATCAATTGTTCCTATCACTATCCAAAGGTGTTCTATTATGA
- the LOC141587313 gene encoding F-box/WD-40 repeat-containing protein 1-like produces MKSSENSATSSNIHQHFTTNISEFNYLPPEIWTQILLSLPAKTLLKFRCVCKSWCSIIDDPDFIQLQFRLCKINSGNNQLLVALEGLWINRDKGCLLTVCHPETLQSTGLIFMKSDSYRYRMASSCNGLLLVVQHGSHIEWRLWNPCIRKSFLLPTCPLDTCWYLLGFAPDSKDYKVAAFAFENSSGIPPRKILFAVYSLRDQLWTVKNLNITSMRELYSLSKAVFFRGAAYWLAENDYQRNEPTHLGSFDFDKENIDFLELPFTMDETRFYRFLFLLGGSLAVFSISQVTSSIWVLEQDNEKGPWTLWFSGKSTPDAYLLFFDCIIHQIKLFYIESDGGFFVCGDRAYNIASCQVKKLKNTPSYYFDLEAYSESLMLSKGYGAWDLRDFP; encoded by the coding sequence ATGAAGAGCAGTGAGAATTCCGCAACATCATCAAACATTCACCAACATTTCACGACCAATATTTCAGAATTCAACTACTTGCCACCTGAAATTTGGACCCAGATTTTATTATCATTGCCGGCGAAAACTCTATTAAAATTCAGGTGCGTATGTAAATCTTGGTGCTCTATTATCGATGACCCTGATTTCATTCAATTACAGTTTCGACTTTGCAAAATCAATTCTGGGAATAATCAATTATTGGTAGCCCTCGAGGGTTTGTGGATCAATCGAGATAAAGGGTGTTTGTTGACAGTTTGTCATCCTGAAACTCTTCAAAGCACCGGTCTCATTTTTATGAAATCTGATTCGTACCGCTACCGTATGGCAAGTAGCTGTAATGGGTTGCTGTTAGTGGTACAACATGGTTCTCATATAGAATGGAGATTGTGGAACCCTTGTATTCGCAAATCGTTTCTACTTCCCACTTGCCCACTCGACACTTGTTGGTATTTGTTAGGGTTTGCCCCTGATAGTAAGGATTATAAAGTGGCTGCGTTTGCATTTGAAAATAGTTCGGGTATACCGCCTAGAAAGATACTTTTTGCAGTTTATTCACTCCGTGATCAACTATGGACTGTTAAAAATCTGAACATTACTAGTATGCGTGAGCTTTATTCTCTGTCAAAAGCCGTGTTCTTTCGAGGGGCAGCATACTGGCTTGCAGAAAATGATTACCAAAGGAATGAACCAACTCATCTTGGTTCCTTTGATTTTGATAAGGAAAATATCGACTTTTTGGAACTGCCATTTACTATGGACGAAACACGCTTCTACAGGTTTCTGTTTCTTCTTGGGGGATCGCTAGCCGTTTTTAGTATTTCTCAAGTAACTTCCAGCATATGGGTGTTAGAACAAGACAATGAAAAGGGGCCGTGGACTCTATGGTTTTCAGGGAAATCAACTCCAGATGCTTATCTATTGTTCTTCGACTGCATTATTCATCAAATAAAGTTGTTCTATATTGAGAGTGATGGTGGCTTTTTTGTTTGCGGGGACAGGGCTTATAATATAGCTAGTTGCCAAGTAAAGAAGTTGAAGAATACACCGAGCTACTATTTTGATCTGGAAGCGTATTCTGAGAGCTTGATGTTGTCCAAAGGATACGGAGCCTGGGATTTGAGGGATTTCCCATGA